A genomic region of Trichothermofontia sichuanensis B231 contains the following coding sequences:
- a CDS encoding CO2 hydration protein gives MLPDTPENLMQIIGIYKAYAVPMDFYWRDLLYIAERVFLNPFPFFKYFLPQEYLDLHNHYAGDDADLRIWRGPATAHPELLEFMEKGEIKKKLPKLIHHLWHDRINMEFAEACMRAMLWHRDMGGQFDPYLDTEEYIANADRAIKAYFQGNPLMLGLYKLFPDMFIEQVRQLSYYANLGLFWEVMAPVFFEMSDLYDEGKITSVPEAMNFLVNGIFAIAGRPIYHHVYIRGECYEIISKSKGFMWLYEAALPYVEAVFYRTSPFRGTKSYNAQAKQVPDDQREFHYGILYADVFPVGSAGIPPTLLMQDMLHFLPPYLVDYYRQHCRGEDDMLVQLGISFQRSMYCVTSAVIQALRTALLYDLDDPNPRHLQANRAFFEAQLDRFKRPEARLRDIQRQDYR, from the coding sequence ATGCTGCCCGACACCCCCGAAAACTTGATGCAAATTATCGGCATCTATAAAGCCTATGCGGTGCCGATGGATTTCTACTGGCGCGACTTGCTCTATATAGCTGAACGGGTGTTTCTCAATCCCTTCCCCTTTTTCAAATACTTTCTGCCCCAGGAATATCTTGATCTGCATAATCATTATGCGGGGGATGATGCGGATCTGCGGATCTGGCGAGGACCAGCAACTGCTCACCCAGAACTGCTGGAGTTTATGGAAAAGGGCGAAATCAAGAAAAAATTGCCCAAGCTCATCCATCACCTCTGGCACGATCGCATCAATATGGAATTTGCTGAAGCCTGTATGCGGGCGATGCTCTGGCATCGGGATATGGGCGGTCAGTTCGATCCCTACCTGGACACCGAAGAATACATTGCAAATGCCGATCGCGCCATTAAAGCCTACTTCCAGGGCAACCCGCTCATGTTGGGGCTATATAAACTGTTCCCCGATATGTTTATTGAGCAGGTGCGGCAGTTATCCTACTATGCTAACCTGGGTCTGTTCTGGGAGGTGATGGCGCCGGTCTTTTTTGAAATGTCGGATCTCTACGACGAGGGCAAAATCACCAGTGTGCCAGAGGCGATGAATTTCCTAGTGAATGGCATTTTTGCGATCGCCGGTCGCCCCATTTATCACCATGTCTACATTCGGGGTGAATGCTACGAGATTATTTCCAAATCCAAGGGGTTTATGTGGCTCTATGAAGCCGCCCTGCCCTATGTCGAGGCAGTTTTCTACCGCACGTCTCCCTTCCGGGGGACCAAATCCTATAATGCTCAGGCAAAACAGGTTCCCGATGATCAACGGGAGTTCCACTACGGCATTCTTTACGCCGATGTGTTTCCAGTTGGTTCAGCCGGAATTCCTCCAACTCTGTTGATGCAGGATATGCTGCACTTTTTGCCCCCCTATCTGGTGGATTATTACCGTCAGCACTGCCGGGGAGAGGATGATATGTTGGTGCAGCTAGGGATTAGCTTCCAGCGATCGATGTATTGTGTGACGTCCGCCGTGATCCAAGCCCTACGCACCGCCCTGCTCTATGACCTGGATGACCCCAATCCCAGGCATTTGCAGGCGAATCGGGCCTTTTTTGAAGCCCAACTCGATCGCTTTAAGCGCCCGGAAGCCCGCCTACGGGATATCCAACGCCAGGATTACCGTTAA
- a CDS encoding pentapeptide repeat-containing protein: MASPSVRNRVAPTKRSGKRLRPRALPVSWRRLSAWTIEVSLVVASSAIPWSLGQQANHAFKGTPVPLNPVVVATQETIAQTLAIPRRQPDRLVAPLTNLLWSSALLLPLLVVGWQLYALGKTGQTLPKRWLGLQVVDAAGMPPGFARSLLRELGGRWGVPVGMAYVVWRYTGAFPDLRILILLIGTLMTVAGSVALSDRHRRTWHDRLAGTYVLAANTSQRRRHPVSGQTTWQWPDTRSSYPGITVDTVNAADPAAANWRDLQEQAVITSIVLAPEIPRRRGLWAWMRQHPGLTLLIVLLSSLTAVLGTVVGIQFYVQGQTNQRELQNQGNEVFLTLVRLLSPASDAGTDERQEAILALGALNAGGQVREPRAIPLLVDLLSQETQAPLMETLHQALVSTGPPALPYLHRLNRTLRNDLSSLRFAAEQEAQTLILIRLQATQRAIAKILVLYSGQIHNLDLSQVNLGQTVSPLAQFTLNLDKVDLAGVQLRGATLVGASLRGSRFYGPGDDGRWGTFDDWVADLSGTDLKEADLAGAFLSHVRLKRSNLMRSNLQKADLVGAQLTGANLSSANLSRANLERAILEQASFTGADLGNANLTQANLHGAQMSQVKALGAQLPLADLTASDWQGADLSGANLQRSHLQRANLSAARLAGADLQGAQLQFARLHHADLSLADLRGANLEDADFYRVVFTQSTTAASSEFVRPASDTSLSTIVQGVNFTKVRNLNQTQIDYICQHGGIHPQCWAPSSRAQ; encoded by the coding sequence ATGGCAAGTCCAAGCGTCCGTAATAGGGTTGCCCCCACTAAACGATCTGGTAAGCGGTTGCGTCCCAGGGCGTTGCCGGTCAGTTGGCGGCGCTTGAGTGCTTGGACGATCGAGGTTTCCCTAGTTGTCGCAAGTAGTGCGATTCCCTGGAGTCTGGGGCAACAGGCTAACCATGCCTTTAAGGGTACACCAGTGCCTCTGAATCCAGTGGTGGTAGCCACCCAGGAGACAATCGCCCAAACGCTGGCGATCCCCCGACGTCAGCCCGATCGCCTAGTGGCTCCTCTCACGAATCTCTTGTGGTCAAGTGCTCTACTCCTGCCGTTGCTGGTCGTGGGCTGGCAACTCTATGCACTGGGCAAAACAGGACAAACTCTGCCGAAGCGCTGGCTAGGGTTGCAAGTGGTTGATGCCGCAGGGATGCCGCCTGGTTTCGCGCGATCGCTACTGCGGGAATTGGGTGGACGCTGGGGGGTGCCTGTGGGTATGGCCTACGTGGTGTGGCGTTATACTGGCGCGTTTCCCGATTTGCGCATTTTGATCCTGCTGATAGGGACCTTAATGACGGTTGCAGGCAGTGTGGCTCTTAGCGATCGCCACCGTCGCACCTGGCACGATCGGCTGGCGGGGACCTATGTGTTGGCAGCCAATACCAGCCAACGGCGACGTCACCCCGTGTCTGGCCAGACAACTTGGCAATGGCCAGACACGAGGTCCAGTTATCCCGGCATAACGGTTGACACCGTCAACGCCGCTGATCCGGCGGCGGCTAACTGGCGGGATCTCCAGGAACAGGCAGTGATCACCTCTATTGTCCTGGCTCCGGAAATCCCTCGCCGTCGGGGGCTTTGGGCGTGGATGCGGCAACATCCGGGATTAACCTTGCTGATTGTGCTGCTGTCCAGTTTGACGGCAGTCCTCGGCACAGTTGTCGGTATTCAGTTTTATGTTCAGGGCCAGACGAACCAGCGTGAACTGCAAAACCAGGGAAATGAGGTCTTTCTCACCCTTGTGCGTCTGCTCAGTCCCGCGTCTGATGCGGGAACCGATGAGCGACAGGAAGCGATTTTGGCGCTGGGCGCCCTGAATGCCGGGGGACAGGTGCGGGAGCCACGGGCGATTCCGTTGTTGGTAGACTTACTCAGCCAGGAAACCCAAGCGCCGCTGATGGAGACCCTGCACCAGGCCCTCGTCAGTACCGGGCCTCCAGCCTTACCTTACCTGCATCGCCTCAATCGTACCCTGCGGAATGATCTCAGTTCCCTCCGGTTTGCTGCTGAGCAGGAGGCCCAGACCCTGATCTTAATCCGTTTGCAGGCGACCCAGCGGGCGATCGCGAAGATCCTCGTGCTCTATAGTGGCCAGATCCACAATCTGGATCTGAGCCAGGTGAACCTGGGCCAAACGGTCTCACCCCTAGCCCAATTCACCCTAAACCTGGACAAGGTGGATCTGGCTGGGGTGCAATTACGGGGAGCCACCCTCGTGGGAGCCAGCTTGCGGGGCAGCCGTTTTTACGGGCCAGGGGATGATGGGCGCTGGGGGACGTTTGACGATTGGGTTGCCGATCTCAGTGGTACGGATCTGAAGGAGGCTGATCTTGCCGGTGCATTCTTGAGCCATGTTCGGTTGAAACGCAGTAACCTGATGCGGAGCAATTTACAAAAGGCCGATCTCGTCGGAGCGCAACTGACGGGGGCCAATCTGAGCAGTGCCAACCTCAGCCGTGCTAACCTGGAGCGGGCAATTCTGGAGCAGGCCAGTTTCACCGGCGCTGATCTGGGAAATGCCAACCTCACCCAGGCCAATCTTCACGGGGCACAGATGAGCCAAGTCAAGGCGTTAGGTGCCCAGTTGCCCCTAGCCGATTTAACCGCCTCTGACTGGCAGGGGGCCGATCTGTCAGGGGCTAACTTACAGCGATCGCATCTCCAGCGGGCCAACCTCAGTGCAGCCCGACTAGCCGGAGCTGACCTCCAGGGTGCCCAACTCCAGTTTGCTCGATTACATCATGCAGACCTGAGTCTGGCGGATCTGCGGGGGGCCAATTTGGAGGATGCGGATTTTTATCGGGTGGTCTTTACCCAATCCACGACCGCTGCCAGCAGTGAGTTTGTGCGTCCGGCGAGTGATACCAGCTTATCAACGATCGTGCAGGGGGTGAATTTTACTAAGGTGCGCAATCTTAACCAAACCCAGATTGATTACATTTGCCAACATGGGGGGATTCATCCCCAATGCTGGGCACCATCGAGTCGTGCTCAGTAA
- a CDS encoding MGH1-like glycoside hydrolase domain-containing protein produces the protein MMNAEQTRLKAARDPQTPWKKWGPYLSERQWGTVREDYSDDGNAWNYFSHDQARSRAYRWGEDGLAGISDDHQVLCFALALWNGQDPIIKERLFGLTNSEGNHGEDVKEYYFYLDSTPTHSYMKYLYKYPQAAYPYEDLINTNRNRGRHEPEYELLDTGIFDDDRYFDVFVEYAKESPEDLLIQITVCNRGPEAAPIHVLPTLWFRNTWSWGDGGSKPVLKNVSTAQMAIVEVHHTDPLFQQWLSDYYFYCEASPTGGQKVPLLFTENETNNARLFGTPNASPYTKDGINNYVVHGQTDAVNSTQGTKVAPHYTLTVAAGASSVIRLRLACKAGSAIANPFANFDTIFQTRRQEADAFYEAISPPSLQAAADRINVWRQALAGMLWTKQYFYYDVDKWLEEHNVRPWEREKRQYMRNGEWFHVLCDDIISMPDKWEYPWFAAWDLAFHMLPLAIVDSDFAKEQLDLMLRNDYLHPNGQIPAYEWNFGDVNPPVHAYATMQIYLLDKARNDGKGDLNFLKYAFSKLLVNFTWWVNRKDRDGNNVFEGGFLGLDNIGVFDRSSPLPTGGYLEQADGTAWMVFFSQQMLRIAVELAVHDPLYEEFVSKFFEHTMWIGGAMDRIGEHHDEMWDEEDGFFYDVLRFPDGNAMRLKVRSLVGLLPLAAVAIFSQEDLLKLPNFIKRTTDFYRRHPELTVNMHLPNQAGLAGRRMLCLFTEEKLRRVLARMLDENEFLSPYGIRSLSRYHQDHPFVFHHNGQEFRVAYVPGDSDTGMFGGNSNWRGPVWMPVNILFVSALRRLYAFYGDDFKIECPTGSGQIMTLLEVSRELSERLIRLFLKDSNQRRPIYGVAEKFQTDPHWRDLILFYEYFHGDHGAGIGASHQTGWTGCVATLIQTSGMFSKELIKELLQAPDVEYEFMRRYRR, from the coding sequence ATGATGAACGCTGAACAAACTCGACTTAAGGCCGCCCGAGATCCCCAAACTCCCTGGAAGAAGTGGGGTCCCTATCTCAGTGAACGACAGTGGGGAACGGTACGGGAAGACTACAGCGATGATGGCAATGCCTGGAACTATTTTTCCCATGATCAAGCGCGATCACGGGCTTACCGATGGGGTGAGGATGGATTGGCTGGGATTTCCGATGATCATCAGGTGCTTTGCTTTGCCCTGGCCCTATGGAATGGTCAAGATCCCATTATTAAAGAACGCTTGTTTGGGTTAACCAACAGTGAGGGGAATCATGGCGAGGATGTGAAGGAATATTACTTCTACCTTGACAGCACGCCTACCCATTCCTATATGAAATATCTTTACAAATACCCCCAGGCGGCATACCCCTATGAGGATTTAATTAATACTAACCGCAATCGTGGGCGGCACGAACCAGAGTACGAATTACTGGATACAGGGATTTTTGACGACGATCGCTACTTTGATGTGTTTGTCGAATATGCCAAGGAGAGTCCAGAAGATCTTTTAATCCAGATTACGGTCTGTAACCGGGGACCTGAAGCTGCGCCGATCCATGTGCTGCCGACCCTGTGGTTCCGGAATACCTGGTCCTGGGGGGATGGCGGTTCTAAACCCGTGCTTAAGAATGTCAGTACGGCCCAAATGGCGATCGTTGAGGTCCACCATACCGATCCGCTCTTCCAACAATGGCTGAGTGATTATTATTTCTACTGTGAGGCATCTCCCACTGGGGGTCAGAAGGTACCGCTCCTCTTCACGGAAAATGAGACCAATAATGCCCGCCTCTTTGGGACGCCCAATGCCAGTCCCTATACCAAGGATGGCATTAACAACTACGTGGTCCACGGTCAAACCGATGCGGTAAATTCCACCCAGGGGACCAAAGTTGCACCCCACTATACCCTCACGGTAGCCGCAGGCGCAAGCTCGGTCATTCGTCTGCGTTTGGCCTGCAAAGCGGGGAGTGCGATCGCAAATCCCTTTGCCAATTTCGACACGATTTTCCAAACCCGTCGTCAAGAAGCGGATGCCTTTTATGAGGCGATTTCTCCTCCCTCACTACAAGCGGCTGCCGATCGCATCAATGTGTGGCGGCAAGCCTTGGCCGGAATGCTCTGGACGAAACAGTATTTTTACTACGATGTAGATAAATGGCTTGAAGAGCATAATGTCAGACCCTGGGAACGGGAAAAACGCCAGTATATGCGCAATGGGGAGTGGTTCCATGTTCTCTGTGATGACATCATTTCCATGCCCGACAAGTGGGAATATCCCTGGTTTGCGGCGTGGGATTTAGCCTTTCATATGTTGCCGTTGGCGATCGTGGATTCTGATTTTGCCAAGGAACAGTTGGACCTGATGTTGCGCAATGACTACCTGCATCCTAATGGTCAAATTCCAGCCTATGAGTGGAACTTTGGCGATGTCAATCCCCCCGTCCATGCCTATGCCACGATGCAAATTTATCTCCTGGATAAGGCGCGTAACGACGGTAAGGGCGATCTCAATTTTCTCAAATATGCCTTCTCAAAGTTATTGGTAAACTTTACTTGGTGGGTGAACCGGAAGGATCGGGATGGTAACAATGTGTTTGAAGGCGGCTTTTTAGGGCTGGATAATATTGGGGTCTTCGATCGCAGTTCACCGCTACCCACCGGGGGCTATTTAGAGCAGGCGGATGGGACAGCCTGGATGGTTTTCTTTAGTCAACAAATGCTACGCATTGCGGTTGAGCTAGCGGTCCATGATCCCCTCTATGAAGAATTTGTCAGTAAGTTCTTTGAACATACGATGTGGATTGGCGGCGCAATGGATCGCATCGGCGAACATCATGATGAAATGTGGGATGAGGAAGACGGCTTTTTCTACGATGTCCTGCGCTTTCCCGATGGTAATGCCATGCGTCTGAAGGTGCGATCGCTCGTCGGCTTGTTACCCCTAGCTGCTGTAGCCATTTTTAGCCAAGAGGATCTGCTCAAGCTGCCTAACTTTATCAAACGCACTACCGACTTTTATCGTCGCCACCCGGAACTGACGGTGAATATGCATTTGCCCAATCAAGCAGGATTGGCCGGTCGGCGGATGCTGTGCCTATTTACGGAAGAAAAACTACGGCGGGTGCTGGCACGGATGCTGGATGAAAATGAATTCCTGAGTCCCTATGGGATTCGATCGCTCTCGCGCTACCACCAGGATCATCCCTTTGTGTTCCATCACAATGGCCAGGAGTTCCGGGTTGCCTACGTGCCAGGGGATTCAGATACAGGGATGTTTGGCGGTAATTCCAACTGGCGCGGTCCCGTCTGGATGCCGGTGAATATCCTGTTTGTCTCGGCCCTGCGACGCCTGTATGCCTTTTATGGGGATGACTTTAAGATCGAGTGCCCCACCGGATCGGGGCAGATAATGACGCTGCTGGAGGTGTCCCGCGAATTGAGTGAGCGCCTGATCCGTCTTTTCCTCAAGGACAGTAACCAGCGTCGCCCGATCTATGGAGTAGCAGAAAAATTTCAAACCGATCCCCATTGGCGGGATCTGATTCTATTTTATGAATATTTCCACGGCGATCATGGAGCGGGGATCGGCGCAAGTCATCAAACCGGTTGGACGGGGTGTGTGGCCACGCTAATCCAAACCTCAGGAATGTTCTCGAAAGAACTCATTAAGGAACTGCTCCAGGCTCCTGATGTGGAGTACGAATTCATGCGTCGCTATAGACGCTAA
- a CDS encoding zinc ribbon domain-containing protein, with protein MAYGCEIGPGRSVYLDNLGNQTVVTIASSGPGQQQQASNSFTTGVWTQPPQIFQAGEGVVIRISTAQGYQDIQILGSSMSMMSGNFSHQGLQQLQVQPVQQPPSAAMPSMPAMPPMQPMPPMPPMPPMQPMPPGGGMQMSLHPMEMRMGNMEMRMGDRAIAAPSASTTVRRFCSQCGAAVQPGDRFCASCGHQLA; from the coding sequence ATGGCTTACGGATGCGAAATTGGTCCAGGTCGAAGCGTTTACCTCGATAATCTGGGTAACCAAACGGTTGTTACGATCGCCAGCAGCGGTCCCGGTCAACAACAACAGGCTAGTAACAGCTTCACCACTGGCGTTTGGACACAGCCACCCCAAATTTTTCAAGCGGGGGAGGGGGTAGTGATCCGCATTAGCACTGCGCAGGGTTATCAGGATATTCAAATCCTGGGCAGTAGTATGAGCATGATGTCCGGGAACTTTAGCCATCAAGGCTTGCAACAACTTCAGGTGCAACCAGTACAGCAACCCCCTAGCGCAGCCATGCCATCGATGCCAGCAATGCCGCCGATGCAACCCATGCCACCGATGCCGCCGATGCCGCCGATGCAACCCATGCCACCGGGAGGTGGAATGCAGATGAGTTTGCATCCAATGGAGATGCGCATGGGCAATATGGAGATGCGCATGGGCGATAGGGCGATCGCGGCGCCCAGTGCCTCAACAACGGTCCGACGGTTTTGTAGCCAGTGCGGCGCAGCCGTACAACCGGGAGATCGCTTTTGTGCCAGTTGTGGCCATCAATTGGCCTGA
- the folP gene encoding dihydropteroate synthase, giving the protein MRFSAPSSPTLRLRDRAFVWGQRTYLMAILNVTPDSFSDGGEFNSLETAVAQAHRLAQAGADLLDIGGQSTRPGAVTVSEAEELARVVPVITALRSGYSDYSPLAIPISVDTTRASVARAAIAAGADVINDISAATFDEAMLTTVAELQVPIVLMHIRGTPQTMQQLTDYQDLMGEIKTFLETRITAAQTVGIPAEHIILDPGIGFAKTVDQNLQILRQLPYLRSLGYPLLVGPSRKSFIGHLLNQPDPKARIWGTAAACCAAIAGGADIVRIHDCQEMQAVCRVADALWRT; this is encoded by the coding sequence ATGCGGTTTTCTGCCCCGTCTTCGCCCACCTTGCGCCTGCGCGATCGTGCCTTTGTGTGGGGACAGCGCACCTATCTGATGGCTATTTTGAATGTAACGCCCGATAGTTTCAGTGATGGGGGCGAGTTCAATTCCCTGGAAACTGCTGTTGCCCAGGCCCACCGATTGGCCCAGGCAGGGGCTGATCTTCTGGATATTGGGGGCCAATCAACGCGACCGGGAGCCGTCACGGTCAGCGAGGCGGAAGAATTGGCACGAGTGGTACCCGTGATTACGGCGTTGCGATCGGGCTATAGCGACTACAGCCCGTTAGCGATTCCCATTTCCGTTGATACCACCCGGGCAAGCGTGGCACGGGCCGCGATCGCTGCGGGGGCTGATGTTATCAATGATATTTCAGCCGCTACCTTTGATGAGGCAATGCTGACCACTGTAGCTGAGCTACAGGTTCCAATTGTTTTAATGCACATCCGAGGCACTCCCCAGACCATGCAACAACTGACTGACTATCAGGATCTCATGGGGGAGATTAAAACTTTTTTGGAAACCCGAATTACGGCTGCCCAAACAGTTGGTATTCCGGCTGAACATATCATCCTGGATCCAGGGATTGGTTTTGCCAAAACTGTTGATCAAAATTTGCAAATCTTACGCCAATTGCCGTACTTGCGATCGCTGGGTTATCCCCTCCTGGTTGGCCCTTCGCGCAAAAGTTTTATTGGTCATCTGCTCAATCAACCCGATCCGAAAGCCCGCATTTGGGGAACAGCAGCAGCCTGTTGTGCCGCGATCGCGGGAGGGGCCGATATTGTGCGCATCCACGACTGCCAAGAAATGCAGGCTGTCTGTCGCGTCGCAGATGCCCTCTGGCGAACATAG
- a CDS encoding ABC transporter ATP-binding protein: protein MMVPAVELANVQKFYNGVPVVNDLSFTIAPGEIFGLLGPNGAGKSTTIRMLTTLTRPTHGTVTVAGFDVVREAAAVKRNIGVVLQQTSVDGDLTVWENLELHGRLHHLPRSQRQAAIDRWLDYVDLGDRRESLVKTLSGGMKRRLQIARALLHQPKILFLDEPTVGLDPQTRRRLWEIIRDLNQQGMTMLLTTHYMEEVEYLCGSAANPEIPNRIGIMDGGKLIQLGTLAELRRQHGEGLVMIQNQDRWEYKFFPTLEAANQYLDGQPNKTGMMVRASNLEDIFVELTGHRLD from the coding sequence ATGATGGTGCCTGCGGTTGAACTGGCGAATGTGCAGAAGTTCTATAACGGTGTGCCTGTAGTCAATGACCTCTCGTTTACGATCGCACCGGGCGAGATTTTTGGTCTCCTGGGGCCTAATGGTGCGGGAAAATCGACAACGATCCGCATGTTGACCACCCTCACCCGTCCCACCCACGGTACAGTGACAGTAGCCGGGTTTGATGTAGTGCGCGAGGCGGCAGCAGTCAAGCGCAACATTGGAGTGGTGTTGCAGCAAACCAGTGTCGATGGCGACCTAACCGTTTGGGAAAATCTGGAACTGCATGGGCGGTTGCACCACTTGCCGCGATCGCAGCGTCAGGCCGCAATTGATCGCTGGCTCGACTATGTGGACTTAGGCGATCGGCGGGAGAGTCTGGTTAAAACCCTATCGGGGGGCATGAAGCGCCGCTTGCAGATCGCCAGGGCTTTATTACATCAACCCAAAATTCTGTTTTTGGACGAACCCACGGTGGGTCTTGACCCACAAACACGGCGACGACTCTGGGAAATTATCCGCGACCTCAATCAACAGGGAATGACCATGTTGTTAACGACCCACTACATGGAGGAAGTAGAATATCTCTGTGGTAGTGCTGCTAATCCAGAGATACCCAATCGGATTGGGATTATGGATGGTGGCAAGCTCATTCAGTTGGGGACACTAGCCGAACTCCGTCGCCAGCATGGAGAAGGGTTGGTCATGATCCAAAACCAGGACCGTTGGGAATACAAATTTTTCCCAACCCTGGAAGCCGCCAATCAGTATCTTGATGGCCAACCGAATAAAACAGGCATGATGGTCCGTGCCTCGAATCTGGAGGATATTTTCGTAGAATTAACTGGGCATCGGCTCGATTAG
- a CDS encoding PCP reductase family protein, with protein sequence MDDPNLADTLQWTADAQVKLKNIPFFVRSQARQRIEQLARAQELTVVTSELVEQARLEFGQ encoded by the coding sequence ATGGATGACCCCAACCTAGCCGATACCCTGCAATGGACGGCTGATGCCCAAGTAAAGCTGAAAAATATCCCTTTCTTCGTGCGGTCCCAGGCCCGCCAGCGGATTGAGCAATTGGCTCGCGCCCAGGAGTTAACAGTGGTGACTTCGGAACTGGTTGAGCAAGCCCGCCTGGAATTTGGTCAATAA